GTCGACCACGAGAAGTACGGCGCGGTGACCCTGACCGAGGCGGGGCGGCGGGCGGCGCTCGAGATGGTGCGCCGGCACCGGCTGCTGGAGACCTTCCTGGTCAACGAGCTCGGCTACGCCTGGGACGAGGTGCACGACGAGGCCGAGGTGCTCGAGCACGCGGTGTCGGATCGCCTGGTGGCCCGCATCGACGCCAAGCTGGGGTTCCCGCAGCGCGACCCGCACGGAGACCCGATCCCGGCCTCCGACGGCCAGGTGCCCACCCCACCGGCGCGCCAGCTGTGGGCGTGCGGCGACGGGGACGCCGGGACGGTGGCCCGCATCTCCGACGCCGACCCCGAGATGCTGCGCTATTTCACCGACGTCGGCATCAACCTCGACTCCCGGCTGCGGGTCCTGACGCGCCGCGAATTCGCCGGCATGATCTCGGTGGCGATCGAATCCGGCGATGGCGACGAGACGACCGTCGACCTGGGCAGCCCGGCCGCGCGGGCGATCTGGGTGACGGCCTAGCTCTGTCCGCGAA
The sequence above is drawn from the Mycobacterium marseillense genome and encodes:
- the mntR gene encoding manganese-binding transcriptional regulator MntR, whose amino-acid sequence is MRADEERGGLTAVGQDYLKAIWNAQEWSLDKVSTKMLAEKIGVSASTASESIRKLAEQGLVDHEKYGAVTLTEAGRRAALEMVRRHRLLETFLVNELGYAWDEVHDEAEVLEHAVSDRLVARIDAKLGFPQRDPHGDPIPASDGQVPTPPARQLWACGDGDAGTVARISDADPEMLRYFTDVGINLDSRLRVLTRREFAGMISVAIESGDGDETTVDLGSPAARAIWVTA